A region from the Rhinoderma darwinii isolate aRhiDar2 unplaced genomic scaffold, aRhiDar2.hap1 Scaffold_4074, whole genome shotgun sequence genome encodes:
- the LOC142709438 gene encoding histone H1A-like: MAETAPAAAVPLTEPAAKSKKQPKKTAAGAAKKTKKSSGPSVSELIVKAVSASKERSGVSLAALKKALAAGGYDVDKNNSRLKMALKTLVTKETLLQVKGSGASGSFKLNKKQLETKDKAVKKKPAAAAKSPKKTPAKSLTKAKRPAAAKKVAKTPKKPKPAPKKITKKTAKPKAAKSPAKKAAKSPAKKAAKSPAKKAAKSPAKKAAKSPAKKASNSRKTVTKK, from the coding sequence ATGGCAGAGACCGCACCAGCCGCCGCTGTCCCTCTCACCGAGCCGGCCGCCAAATCCAAGAAGCAGCCGAAAAAAACTGCAGCAGGGGCCGCCAAGAAAACCAAGAAATCTTCCGGTCCCAGCGTGTCCGAGCTCATCGTGAAAGCCGTGTCCGCCTCCAAAGAGCGCAGTGGGGTTTCTCTGGCCGCCCTGAAGAAGGCTCTGGCTGCTGGAGGATACGATGTAGACAAGAACAACAGCCGCCTGAAGATGGCGCTCAAGACTCTGGTGACCAAGGAAACCCTGCTCCAGGTGAAAGGCAGCGGCGCCTCCGGCTCCTTCAAGCTGAACAAGAAGCAGCTGGAGACTAAGGACAAAGCGGTCAAGAAGAAGCCGGCGGCTGCTGCCAAATCCCCGAAGAAGACTCCGGCCAAGAGCCTGACAAAGGCCAAGAGGCCTGCCGCTGCCAAGAAGGTGGCGAAGACCCCAAAGAAGCCAAAACCTGCCCCCAAGAAAATAACAAAGAAGACGGCCAAGcccaaagctgccaagagtccggctaagaaagctgccaagagtccggctaagaaagctgccaagagtccggctaagaaagctgccaagagtccggctaagaaagctgccaagagtccggct